A region of Myxococcus stipitatus DSM 14675 DNA encodes the following proteins:
- a CDS encoding sensor histidine kinase: MKLEIPGEAVLARTGQRRTRQVLLLLLAHAADCAGEGEVRLTLAPPDDFGDEPPRFQVVTPEARLSERELRSVFLSPMLVGATHRRLARARELVESVGGTLTAERGAEAGLTVTVELPAPGLACW; encoded by the coding sequence GTGAAGCTGGAAATACCCGGCGAGGCCGTCCTGGCGCGGACGGGCCAGCGGCGTACACGCCAGGTGTTGTTACTGTTGCTGGCCCACGCGGCGGATTGCGCGGGGGAGGGTGAGGTGCGATTGACGCTGGCGCCCCCGGACGACTTCGGGGACGAGCCGCCGCGCTTCCAGGTGGTGACGCCGGAGGCCCGGCTGTCGGAGCGGGAGCTGCGGTCGGTGTTCCTGTCGCCCATGTTGGTGGGGGCCACGCACCGGCGGCTGGCGCGGGCGCGCGAGTTGGTGGAATCCGTGGGGGGCACGCTGACCGCCGAGCGAGGGGCGGAGGCGGGGCTCACCGTGACGGTGGAGCTGCCGGCGCCTGGACTGGCCTGCTGGTAG